Proteins from one Streptosporangium becharense genomic window:
- a CDS encoding nucleotide sugar dehydrogenase: MRISVFGLGYVGCVSAACLAARGHEVTGVDVNPAKVGLVREGRAPVVEERIGELTAQVVRAGALRATTDVAEAVATTDVSLVCVGTPSASNGSLSTAHLERVAEQIGRALTGRDPRRGRHTVVFRSTMLPGTCTGLLVPILERSSGLAAGSGFGVAVNPEFLREGTSVRDFFDPPKTVIGEFDTAGGDTVAALYEGLPGEVFRVPVAVAEMTKYVDNAFHGLKISFANEIGAICRALGLDSHDVMDVLVADRKLNISPAYLRPGFAFGGSCLPKDLRGLVYAARRADVSVPLLSHVLPSNDDHLRRAYELVTAAGSRRVGLFGLSFKPGTDDLRESPLVELAERLLGKGYELRIYDANVSLSHLVGANRAYIEERLPHLSDLLTDSAEEVLADADVCVVGCDDPAVLSALDRAGDRTIIDLVRLPDAAARRAHPGYVGLGW; the protein is encoded by the coding sequence ATGAGAATCAGCGTGTTCGGCCTGGGTTACGTCGGTTGCGTCTCCGCAGCCTGCCTGGCCGCCCGCGGGCACGAGGTGACCGGAGTCGACGTCAACCCGGCGAAGGTCGGCCTCGTCCGCGAGGGCCGGGCACCCGTGGTCGAGGAGCGCATCGGCGAGCTGACCGCACAGGTCGTGCGCGCCGGAGCCCTGCGGGCCACCACGGACGTCGCGGAGGCGGTCGCCACGACCGACGTCTCCCTCGTCTGTGTCGGCACGCCCTCGGCGTCCAACGGCAGCCTGTCCACCGCCCACCTGGAACGGGTGGCCGAGCAGATCGGCCGGGCGCTCACCGGACGCGACCCCCGGCGCGGCAGGCACACGGTCGTCTTCCGCAGCACCATGCTGCCGGGCACCTGCACGGGGCTGCTCGTCCCGATCCTGGAACGCTCCTCCGGCCTCGCCGCCGGCTCCGGCTTCGGGGTGGCGGTCAACCCCGAGTTCCTGCGCGAGGGCACAAGCGTGCGCGACTTCTTCGACCCGCCGAAGACGGTCATCGGGGAGTTCGACACCGCCGGCGGCGACACGGTGGCGGCCCTGTACGAGGGACTGCCCGGGGAGGTCTTCCGGGTGCCGGTGGCGGTCGCCGAGATGACGAAGTACGTCGACAACGCCTTCCACGGCCTGAAGATCAGCTTCGCCAACGAGATCGGCGCGATCTGCCGGGCGCTCGGGCTCGACTCTCACGACGTCATGGACGTCCTCGTCGCCGACCGGAAGCTCAACATCAGCCCGGCCTACCTGCGGCCCGGCTTCGCCTTCGGCGGGTCGTGCCTGCCCAAGGACCTGCGGGGCCTGGTCTACGCCGCCCGGCGGGCCGACGTCTCGGTGCCGCTGCTCTCGCACGTCCTGCCCTCCAACGACGACCACCTGCGGCGGGCCTACGAACTGGTCACCGCGGCCGGCAGCCGCCGGGTCGGGCTGTTCGGCCTGTCGTTCAAACCGGGCACCGACGACCTGCGGGAGAGCCCCCTGGTCGAGCTGGCCGAGCGCCTGCTCGGCAAGGGCTACGAGCTGCGCATCTACGACGCGAACGTGTCGCTGTCGCACCTGGTGGGCGCCAACCGCGCCTACATCGAGGAGCGGCTGCCGCACCTGAGCGACCTGTTGACCGACTCCGCCGAGGAGGTGCTCGCGGACGCCGACGTCTGCGTCGTCGGCTGCGACGACCCCGCCGTGCTGAGCGCGCTCGACAGGGCGGGAGACCGCACGATCATCGACCTCGTCCGTCTCCCCGACGCCGCCGCGCGCCGGGCACACCCGGGATACGTGGGCCTTGGCTGGTAG
- a CDS encoding glycosyltransferase, translated as MNDAVGGAPGSAGSPHGAGAERDGEPGGSGMEHRGEPGGPGTGCHGEREPLVSVVVPAHNEEAVVAAGLARLLSGAAPGEFDVVVVANACSDRTAEAARLPGVRVLETPVPGKANALRLGDAACRTFPRVYLDADVGLDAASVRALAAAATRPGVLACAPVPEWDLDGVGRIARRTHAVHDRLVAPLRGLAGAGVYVLSERGHPRVFPLPDVISDDGWAHAGFAPHERAVVPEARSLVRPARTVAAHLNRRVRVRLGNRQLAELGRPAPEGRLRPGALWALVAAREVTPLDTACYLAVLLADRALTRFRSRRGGAVRWGADTGSRSRPGA; from the coding sequence ATGAACGACGCTGTGGGGGGTGCCCCAGGCTCCGCGGGAAGCCCCCACGGGGCAGGCGCCGAACGGGACGGGGAACCCGGCGGCTCGGGCATGGAGCACCGCGGGGAACCCGGCGGGCCGGGTACGGGGTGCCACGGGGAACGGGAGCCGCTGGTCAGCGTGGTCGTCCCGGCGCACAACGAGGAGGCCGTCGTGGCGGCCGGGCTGGCCCGGCTGCTGTCGGGGGCCGCCCCCGGCGAGTTCGACGTCGTGGTGGTCGCCAACGCCTGTTCCGACCGCACGGCCGAGGCCGCCCGGCTGCCCGGGGTGCGGGTCCTGGAGACCCCGGTGCCCGGCAAGGCCAACGCGCTTCGCCTGGGCGACGCGGCCTGCCGCACCTTCCCGCGCGTGTATCTCGACGCCGACGTCGGGCTCGACGCCGCGTCGGTGCGCGCTCTCGCCGCCGCGGCGACGAGACCCGGTGTGCTCGCCTGCGCTCCGGTCCCCGAGTGGGACCTGGACGGCGTCGGCCGGATCGCCCGGCGCACGCACGCGGTCCACGACCGGCTGGTCGCGCCGCTCCGCGGACTGGCCGGGGCCGGGGTCTACGTGCTGAGCGAGCGGGGACACCCCCGGGTCTTCCCGCTGCCCGACGTGATCTCCGACGACGGCTGGGCACACGCCGGTTTCGCCCCCCACGAACGGGCCGTGGTGCCCGAGGCCCGGTCGCTGGTCCGTCCGGCGCGGACCGTCGCGGCGCACCTGAACCGGAGGGTGCGGGTGCGGCTGGGCAACCGGCAGCTCGCCGAGCTGGGCCGTCCGGCACCCGAGGGCCGCCTGCGTCCCGGCGCGCTGTGGGCCCTGGTCGCGGCACGGGAGGTCACCCCACTGGACACGGCCTGCTACCTCGCCGTGCTGCTGGCCGACCGGGCCCTGACCCGGTTCCGGTCGCGGCGCGGCGGCGCGGTGCGCTGGGGTGCCGACACCGGCAGCCGCTCCCGTCCCGGCGCCTGA
- a CDS encoding glycosyltransferase yields the protein MAGRALILVENLSVPFDRRVWQESTALRDAGWEVHVVCPRGTRRDTEPHVLLDGVRIHRYPLRAATGGPLGYVREYGAALWHTARLARRVGPVDVVHACNPPDLLFLVAVLLRRRGARFVFDQHDLVPELYLSRFGRGEDLLYRAVLLLERLTYRAADVVVATNESYREVALARGGKRPGDVFVVRSAPAVERFHLVPAEEPLKRGKPYLLCYLGVMGPQDGVDYALRALAALRDGLGRTDWHAVFVGAGDAFDDAVALARELDLSGCVEFTGRIPDEDLLRYLSTADVCLAPDPLNPLNDVSTMNKIMEYMAMARPVVSFDLREARVSAGEAAVYAPANDEAAFAKLVARLLDDPAERRRMGEIGRARVSGPLSWDHSRAALLAAYEAAVAQPVRRPGRARAWLPDVARRGRGEQQATRALGGIPGVARRALGGLRRGAGRLLFERRYGVRTADFVRLEELGLAHRDRVYYSPANWHTLRRTLPLRDVGEHDVFIDLGSGMGRMVLEAASRYPFRRVIGVELSERLNDIARANVAGTRLRLRCRDIDLVRSDVLDYEIPDDVSVVFLNNPFRGDVFAEVVGRLVASVDRNPRPVTVIYFNPVEEAFLLSTGRFRHLRTVRRGRGRREDGPFGSTRVYAITAPSGA from the coding sequence TTGGCTGGTAGAGCGCTCATCCTCGTCGAGAACCTCTCCGTGCCGTTCGACCGGCGGGTGTGGCAGGAGAGCACCGCGCTGCGCGACGCGGGCTGGGAGGTGCACGTCGTCTGCCCCCGGGGCACCCGGCGCGACACCGAGCCGCACGTCCTGCTGGACGGCGTGCGCATCCACCGCTACCCGCTGCGCGCGGCGACCGGCGGGCCACTCGGTTACGTGCGCGAGTACGGCGCCGCGCTCTGGCACACCGCGCGGCTGGCGCGCCGCGTCGGACCGGTGGACGTCGTGCACGCCTGCAACCCGCCCGACCTACTGTTCCTGGTGGCCGTGCTGCTCAGGCGGCGCGGGGCCCGGTTCGTGTTCGACCAGCACGACCTGGTGCCCGAGCTCTACCTGTCGCGGTTCGGCCGCGGTGAGGACCTGCTCTACCGGGCGGTGCTCCTGCTCGAACGGCTGACGTACCGGGCCGCGGACGTGGTCGTCGCCACCAACGAGAGCTACCGCGAGGTGGCGCTCGCCCGGGGCGGCAAACGGCCCGGGGACGTGTTCGTCGTGCGGAGCGCACCCGCCGTGGAACGGTTCCACCTGGTGCCCGCCGAGGAGCCGCTGAAGCGCGGCAAGCCGTATCTGCTGTGCTACCTGGGCGTGATGGGCCCGCAGGACGGCGTCGACTACGCGCTGCGGGCGTTGGCCGCCCTCCGCGACGGCCTGGGCCGCACCGACTGGCACGCGGTGTTCGTCGGCGCCGGGGATGCCTTCGACGACGCGGTCGCCCTCGCCCGTGAGCTGGACCTGTCCGGATGCGTGGAGTTCACCGGCCGCATCCCGGACGAGGACCTGCTGCGTTACCTGTCCACCGCGGACGTCTGCCTGGCCCCCGACCCGCTCAACCCGCTCAACGACGTGTCCACCATGAACAAGATCATGGAGTACATGGCGATGGCCCGCCCCGTCGTCTCGTTCGACCTGCGGGAGGCCCGGGTCTCGGCGGGCGAGGCCGCGGTGTACGCGCCCGCCAACGACGAGGCGGCGTTCGCGAAGCTGGTCGCGCGGCTGCTGGACGACCCCGCCGAGCGGCGGCGGATGGGCGAGATCGGCCGGGCCCGCGTCTCCGGCCCGCTGTCGTGGGACCACTCCAGGGCCGCCCTGCTCGCCGCCTACGAGGCCGCCGTCGCCCAGCCCGTCCGCCGCCCCGGGCGGGCACGGGCGTGGCTGCCGGACGTGGCGCGGCGGGGACGCGGGGAACAGCAGGCGACGCGGGCGCTCGGCGGGATTCCGGGCGTGGCGCGGCGGGCGCTCGGGGGGTTGCGGCGCGGCGCGGGCCGGCTGCTGTTCGAACGCAGGTACGGCGTGCGCACGGCGGATTTCGTACGCCTGGAGGAACTCGGGCTGGCCCACCGGGACCGGGTCTACTACTCCCCGGCGAACTGGCACACGCTGCGGCGTACCCTGCCCCTGCGCGACGTCGGCGAGCACGACGTGTTCATCGACCTGGGTTCCGGGATGGGACGCATGGTCCTGGAGGCGGCCTCGCGCTACCCGTTCAGGAGGGTGATCGGGGTCGAGCTGTCGGAGCGGCTGAACGACATCGCGCGGGCGAACGTGGCGGGCACCCGGCTCCGGCTGCGCTGCCGGGACATCGACCTCGTCCGGTCCGACGTGCTCGACTACGAGATCCCCGACGACGTGAGCGTGGTCTTCCTCAACAACCCCTTCCGCGGCGACGTCTTCGCCGAGGTGGTCGGGCGGCTCGTCGCGTCGGTGGACCGCAACCCCCGCCCGGTCACCGTGATCTACTTCAACCCGGTCGAGGAGGCGTTCCTGCTGAGCACCGGACGCTTCCGCCACCTGCGCACGGTCCGGCGGGGGCGTGGGAGGCGCGAGGACGGCCCGTTCGGCTCGACCCGGGTCTACGCGATCACCGCCCCTTCCGGTGCCTGA
- a CDS encoding response regulator: MTISVALVDDEAMIRVGLRMVLSGEPDIEVVGEASDGAEALALVARTHPDVVLIDVRMPHMDGLEASRRLVRDHPDSKVIVLTTFDEDAHVAAALRAGVSGFLLKVAPPEHLVEAVRTVAAGGGLLDPAVTLRVIAAFAGQPDPAHTTGRAAELDALTGRETDVLKMLAQGLTNTQIAARLHLGEATVKTHLSRVLMKLDLTTRVQAVVFAYESGLVRPGEERRP; this comes from the coding sequence ATGACGATCTCCGTAGCGCTCGTCGACGACGAGGCCATGATCCGTGTGGGCCTGCGAATGGTGCTCAGCGGCGAACCCGACATCGAGGTCGTCGGCGAGGCGTCCGACGGGGCCGAGGCCCTTGCCCTCGTCGCGCGCACGCACCCCGATGTCGTGCTGATCGACGTGCGCATGCCGCACATGGACGGGCTGGAGGCGTCGCGGCGGCTCGTACGCGACCACCCGGACAGCAAGGTCATCGTGCTGACCACGTTCGACGAGGACGCGCACGTCGCCGCCGCGCTCCGCGCGGGAGTCAGCGGCTTCCTGCTGAAGGTCGCCCCGCCGGAGCACCTGGTCGAGGCGGTGCGGACGGTCGCCGCCGGCGGAGGGCTGCTCGATCCGGCCGTCACCCTGAGAGTGATCGCCGCGTTCGCCGGACAGCCGGACCCCGCGCACACCACCGGCCGGGCGGCCGAGCTCGACGCGCTCACCGGCCGGGAGACGGATGTGCTGAAAATGCTGGCACAGGGCCTGACCAACACCCAGATCGCCGCCCGGCTCCATCTGGGCGAGGCAACCGTCAAGACCCATCTGTCCCGGGTCCTGATGAAGCTCGATTTGACCACCCGCGTCCAGGCGGTCGTCTTCGCCTACGAGAGCGGGCTGGTCCGCCCCGGAGAGGAGAGGCGGCCCTAG
- a CDS encoding GNAT family N-acetyltransferase, which yields MDGATSAAARAVSVRTVGFDELGERELSAWHGLRAANPLLDSPYFHPGFSAAVHASGCRVLVAVGRDASGEVRSLFPHHRERSVIRPVGWPGADFQGPITAPGSAFDPVILLTGGVRALAFDHLVDGLPGFQPWIESRRVSPFADVSGGLDGYLGRASRSGRDNMGQARRRAARAERTYGPVRFAADTVDAGCLDRLVALKRAQYAATGARDYFTEPGRRELLARLLHTRGRSFAGVLSTLHVGPHLVAAHFGIRSGGVLHWWFPVYDPAFSHLSPGWMLLRELVAASPALGVTRLDFGRGADEYKRRAKTGETLVCEGYLSRNPAGRAFRKMHRSMVAAMKTSTFGPGVRRILKKVRAIKR from the coding sequence ATGGACGGCGCCACGAGCGCGGCGGCACGGGCGGTGAGCGTGCGGACGGTGGGGTTCGACGAGCTCGGCGAGCGGGAGCTGTCGGCCTGGCACGGGTTGCGCGCGGCCAACCCGCTGCTGGACAGCCCCTACTTCCATCCTGGTTTCTCCGCCGCGGTGCACGCGAGCGGGTGCCGCGTGCTGGTCGCGGTGGGCCGGGACGCCTCCGGGGAGGTGCGTTCGCTGTTCCCGCACCACCGCGAGCGGTCGGTGATCAGGCCGGTGGGCTGGCCCGGCGCCGACTTCCAGGGGCCGATCACGGCGCCGGGCTCCGCCTTCGACCCGGTGATCCTGCTCACCGGCGGGGTGCGCGCGCTCGCGTTCGACCACCTGGTGGACGGCCTGCCGGGGTTCCAGCCGTGGATCGAGTCGAGGCGGGTCTCGCCGTTCGCCGACGTCTCCGGCGGCCTGGACGGCTACCTGGGCCGGGCCTCCCGCAGCGGCCGGGACAACATGGGGCAGGCCCGCCGGCGTGCCGCCAGGGCCGAGCGGACGTACGGGCCGGTGCGCTTCGCCGCCGACACGGTGGACGCCGGGTGTCTCGACCGGCTGGTGGCGCTCAAGCGGGCACAGTACGCCGCCACCGGGGCACGTGACTACTTCACCGAACCCGGCCGGCGCGAGCTGCTGGCCCGTCTGCTGCACACCCGGGGCCGGTCCTTCGCGGGTGTGCTGTCCACCCTGCACGTGGGTCCGCATCTGGTGGCGGCGCACTTCGGAATCCGGTCGGGCGGCGTGCTGCACTGGTGGTTCCCGGTCTACGATCCCGCCTTCTCGCATCTGTCGCCGGGCTGGATGCTGTTGCGCGAGCTCGTCGCCGCCTCTCCCGCGCTGGGCGTCACGCGCCTCGATTTCGGGCGGGGAGCCGATGAATATAAAAGACGCGCTAAAACCGGTGAAACGCTCGTTTGCGAGGGTTATCTCAGCAGGAATCCGGCCGGCAGGGCGTTCCGGAAGATGCACCGGTCCATGGTGGCCGCAATGAAAACGTCCACATTCGGACCAGGCGTGCGCCGGATTTTAAAGAAAGTCCGTGCTATAAAGCGATAA
- a CDS encoding dTDP-4-dehydrorhamnose 3,5-epimerase family protein, with protein MRVDRAALDGVLLFTPTPHRDDRGLFTRTFDGTVAARYGLDPAAFVQDSQSRSRRGTVRGMHGRSGRGEAKLVRCARGAVHDVLVDARPGSPTFGRQMSVLLDDETFTTLYVPPGLLHGFQALTEQTDVCYRIDREHDPAEDLSVRYDDPDLGIRWPLPVSAISVRDLSAGSWARLRRRLVVFPETR; from the coding sequence ATGAGAGTAGATCGGGCCGCACTCGACGGGGTGCTGTTGTTCACACCGACGCCGCATCGTGACGACCGCGGCCTGTTCACCCGCACCTTCGACGGCACCGTGGCCGCCCGGTACGGCCTCGACCCCGCCGCGTTCGTCCAGGACAGCCAGTCCCGCTCCCGGCGGGGCACCGTGCGCGGGATGCACGGCCGCTCGGGCCGGGGCGAGGCCAAGCTGGTGCGCTGTGCCCGGGGAGCGGTGCACGACGTGCTGGTGGACGCCCGCCCCGGGTCGCCGACGTTCGGCCGGCAGATGTCGGTGCTGCTGGACGACGAGACGTTCACGACCCTGTACGTCCCGCCCGGGCTGCTGCACGGCTTCCAGGCACTGACCGAGCAGACCGACGTCTGCTACCGCATCGACCGCGAGCACGACCCCGCCGAGGACCTCTCGGTCCGCTACGACGACCCCGACCTGGGCATCCGCTGGCCACTGCCCGTCTCGGCGATCAGCGTCCGCGACCTGTCCGCCGGATCGTGGGCCCGGCTGCGGCGCCGGCTGGTGGTCTTCCCCGAGACGAGGTGA
- a CDS encoding sensor histidine kinase, with the protein MTMTRLRDARIIPLVFGPLVGALAVLETEFDDFFGAASTAVSLSGVAMGAGLMVAAWWPLVGTVIAAGCLPVGVFVFGAPGVGGAAMVGMIGAVAWAGWREPPRRSAVALCVAGASFVGAALVGASPWELFFVPSVLLPGWSMGLLARRSGERAVKLAELAAALDAEREANAQAAVAQERTRIAREVHDAVAHSVSVMTLQLGGLRRMLADQPVEQEIVAGLERLGRQTVEEMRGLVGILRERVDGERPAPMPSLARLDELIADVRAAGLTVTLDAPADLPRLPPVLDLTAYRVLQEALTNVLRHGAAAPAAVAIGCTDQALTVEVRNGPGPGPHGPAGKRAGHGLVGMRERLAMVHGSLHTGPEPDGGFIVRARFPIPRTR; encoded by the coding sequence ATGACGATGACCCGGCTGAGGGACGCGCGCATCATTCCGCTGGTGTTCGGCCCCCTGGTCGGCGCGCTGGCCGTGCTGGAGACCGAGTTCGACGACTTCTTCGGCGCCGCCTCCACGGCCGTCTCCCTTTCCGGGGTCGCGATGGGGGCCGGCCTGATGGTCGCGGCCTGGTGGCCGCTGGTCGGCACGGTCATCGCGGCCGGCTGCCTGCCGGTGGGCGTGTTCGTGTTCGGGGCGCCGGGGGTCGGTGGCGCGGCGATGGTCGGCATGATCGGAGCGGTCGCCTGGGCGGGCTGGCGTGAGCCTCCGCGCCGTTCGGCCGTGGCGCTGTGCGTCGCGGGAGCGTCCTTCGTCGGCGCGGCGCTCGTCGGAGCCTCACCGTGGGAGCTGTTCTTCGTGCCGTCGGTCCTGCTGCCGGGCTGGTCCATGGGGCTGTTGGCCCGGCGCAGCGGCGAGCGGGCCGTCAAGCTGGCCGAGCTGGCCGCAGCCCTCGACGCGGAGCGCGAGGCCAACGCCCAGGCCGCGGTCGCACAGGAGCGCACACGCATCGCCCGGGAGGTGCACGACGCGGTCGCGCACTCGGTCAGCGTGATGACCCTGCAACTGGGCGGGTTGCGCCGGATGCTCGCCGACCAGCCGGTCGAGCAGGAGATCGTGGCCGGGCTGGAGCGGCTCGGGCGGCAGACGGTGGAGGAGATGCGCGGCCTGGTCGGCATCCTGCGCGAGCGCGTCGACGGGGAGAGGCCGGCTCCCATGCCGTCGCTGGCCCGGCTCGACGAGCTGATCGCGGATGTCCGCGCCGCCGGTCTCACGGTGACGCTGGACGCCCCGGCCGACCTGCCCCGGTTGCCACCGGTGCTTGACCTCACCGCCTACCGGGTGCTCCAGGAGGCCCTGACGAACGTGCTGCGGCACGGCGCCGCCGCCCCGGCCGCGGTCGCCATCGGCTGCACCGATCAGGCGCTCACCGTGGAAGTACGCAACGGGCCCGGACCCGGGCCGCACGGGCCGGCGGGGAAGCGAGCCGGTCACGGCCTGGTCGGCATGCGGGAACGGCTGGCGATGGTGCACGGCAGCCTGCACACCGGTCCCGAGCCGGACGGCGGCTTCATCGTCCGTGCCCGATTCCCCATCCCCCGCACCCGGTAA
- a CDS encoding DUF4082 domain-containing protein, with the protein MALATLAVSIPAASFVTGDGTPVERAAATRPEPTETDRRHMLRETSLWAGRTAVNARRHSDRAPVELGTRFTTTRNGWATGVRFYKAAGDPGRHTGSLWSAGGRRLANVAFTAESASGWQEARFARPVRLKAGLVYTVSYHSDRGVYLGTAGFTSARSGPLATVSRGAGVFGYGASAFPRRWNPRGYNYWVDVVFRWRDGGSYPEPSPPPAPSPGRPTATSPGRPTATPTSGVTTSPSTGPSRPPTLTPGPSRPPTGTGTPSPGTTRTGGQTPPPSTLGPTRPVPGGCGGHHPTPECTGAPKSTRLAQRALNEEGAAYRVRTPGAVLDGVHIRGDLLIHADGVIVKNSLIDGHVINADGPRTFRFTIMDSTVGPESGCQTLPGVGQDKYTAVGLHVRGHSDGFRASGDDVVIRDSYVKLCSNPGDHSDGIQTYRTGRGLVFDHNTVDQRDVKHATAPIFLVDDQIVDAVVTNNLVMGGTYSIQLKNARGKLVMRGNSLVDKSWIYGPVEADCKAIDWAGNSLVTIDRSYRITSVVGPLKCA; encoded by the coding sequence GTGGCCCTGGCCACGCTGGCGGTGTCGATCCCCGCCGCCTCGTTCGTCACCGGTGACGGCACTCCGGTGGAGCGGGCCGCGGCGACCCGGCCGGAGCCCACCGAGACCGACCGGCGGCACATGCTCCGGGAGACGAGCCTGTGGGCCGGACGTACCGCGGTGAACGCGCGCAGGCACTCCGACCGGGCACCGGTCGAGCTGGGCACGCGCTTCACCACGACCAGGAACGGCTGGGCGACCGGAGTGCGGTTCTACAAGGCCGCCGGCGACCCGGGCCGGCACACCGGAAGTCTCTGGAGCGCCGGCGGCAGGAGGCTGGCGAACGTCGCGTTCACCGCGGAGAGCGCGTCAGGCTGGCAGGAGGCCCGTTTCGCCAGGCCGGTGCGCCTGAAGGCCGGCCTGGTCTACACGGTGTCCTATCACAGCGATCGCGGTGTCTACCTGGGCACGGCGGGCTTCACCTCCGCCCGCTCCGGCCCGCTCGCCACGGTGTCCCGCGGGGCGGGGGTGTTCGGGTACGGCGCGAGCGCCTTCCCCCGTCGCTGGAACCCCAGGGGCTACAACTACTGGGTGGACGTCGTGTTCCGCTGGCGCGACGGCGGTTCGTACCCGGAGCCGTCCCCGCCGCCCGCTCCGTCCCCGGGACGACCGACCGCGACGTCCCCGGGACGACCGACCGCGACCCCCACCTCCGGCGTGACGACGAGCCCGAGCACCGGCCCGAGCAGACCGCCCACGCTCACACCCGGCCCGAGCAGACCCCCCACCGGGACCGGCACGCCCAGTCCGGGCACCACGAGGACCGGCGGGCAGACACCTCCTCCCTCCACCCTGGGGCCGACGCGGCCCGTACCCGGCGGCTGCGGGGGCCATCACCCCACACCGGAGTGCACCGGCGCACCCAAGAGCACCCGGCTCGCCCAGCGGGCCCTGAACGAGGAGGGGGCCGCTTACCGCGTCAGGACGCCGGGAGCCGTGCTCGACGGCGTGCACATCCGCGGTGACCTCCTGATCCACGCCGACGGTGTGATCGTGAAGAACAGCCTGATCGACGGCCATGTGATCAACGCCGACGGGCCGCGGACCTTCCGCTTCACCATCATGGACTCGACCGTCGGCCCCGAGAGCGGCTGCCAGACCCTCCCCGGGGTGGGGCAGGACAAGTACACCGCGGTCGGACTGCACGTGCGCGGGCACAGCGACGGCTTCCGGGCCTCCGGCGACGACGTCGTCATCCGCGACTCGTACGTGAAGCTCTGCTCCAACCCCGGCGACCACTCCGACGGGATCCAGACCTACAGGACCGGCAGGGGCCTGGTGTTCGACCACAACACGGTCGACCAGCGCGACGTGAAACACGCCACCGCGCCGATCTTCCTGGTGGACGACCAGATCGTGGACGCCGTGGTCACCAACAACCTGGTGATGGGCGGCACGTACAGCATCCAGCTGAAGAACGCCCGCGGAAAGCTGGTCATGCGCGGCAACAGCCTGGTCGACAAGTCCTGGATCTACGGTCCGGTGGAGGCCGACTGCAAGGCCATCGACTGGGCCGGCAACTCCCTGGTCACCATCGACCGCTCCTACCGGATCACCTCGGTGGTCGGCCCGCTGAAGTGCGCGTGA
- a CDS encoding glycosyltransferase family 2 protein produces MTPGPSRIAIVIVTYNSADVIEGCLRSLAAGARGTRLADVVVADNASRDGTLQLAEGVTGLPVRTVQLGRNAGYAAAVNAGVGALDLGGLDAVLVINPDCRLRPGALTPLAEALRRPGCGIAVPRLVNPDGSLQPSLRRTPTVGRALAEAVIGGGLAGRIGTLGELVTDPREYERPAPAAWATGAAMLVATGLIGEIGPWDESFLLYSEETEYALRAADRGWSLWYEPASVVEHIGGDSGVNPTLAALLTVNKVRLFRRRRSGPASLAYFLAVVAGEAVRALAGRRTSRASVVALLRPSRRLRRLAD; encoded by the coding sequence ATGACGCCTGGCCCCTCCCGGATCGCCATCGTGATCGTCACGTACAACAGCGCGGACGTGATCGAGGGCTGCCTGCGTTCCCTCGCCGCCGGGGCACGGGGCACCCGCCTGGCGGACGTCGTCGTGGCGGACAACGCCTCCCGTGACGGAACGCTCCAACTCGCCGAGGGCGTGACCGGCCTGCCCGTGCGGACCGTCCAGCTGGGCCGCAACGCCGGCTACGCCGCGGCGGTGAACGCGGGCGTCGGCGCGCTGGACCTCGGCGGGCTCGACGCCGTCCTCGTGATCAACCCTGACTGCCGGCTGCGGCCGGGTGCGCTCACCCCACTGGCGGAGGCGCTGCGCCGGCCGGGGTGCGGCATCGCGGTCCCCCGCCTGGTCAATCCGGACGGCAGCCTGCAACCCTCGCTGCGCCGCACGCCCACGGTGGGCCGGGCGCTCGCCGAGGCGGTGATCGGCGGCGGCCTCGCGGGCCGGATCGGCACACTGGGTGAGCTGGTGACCGACCCGCGCGAGTACGAGCGACCCGCGCCGGCGGCGTGGGCCACCGGTGCGGCGATGTTGGTGGCCACCGGGCTCATCGGGGAGATCGGGCCGTGGGACGAGTCCTTCCTGCTCTACAGCGAGGAGACCGAGTACGCGCTGCGCGCCGCCGACCGGGGCTGGTCGCTGTGGTACGAGCCCGCGTCGGTGGTCGAGCACATCGGCGGCGACTCCGGGGTCAATCCCACGCTCGCCGCGCTGCTGACCGTGAACAAGGTGAGGCTGTTCCGGCGGCGCCGGAGCGGGCCGGCCTCGCTCGCGTACTTCCTCGCGGTGGTCGCCGGTGAGGCGGTGCGCGCGCTCGCCGGCCGCAGGACCTCGCGGGCCTCGGTGGTGGCGCTGCTGAGACCGTCCCGCCGGCTGCGCCGGCTCGCCGACTGA